Proteins encoded by one window of Vitis riparia cultivar Riparia Gloire de Montpellier isolate 1030 chromosome 11, EGFV_Vit.rip_1.0, whole genome shotgun sequence:
- the LOC117924756 gene encoding transcription factor Pur-alpha 1-like — protein sequence MSVKVFVERKTFLVKYEGEQGGTWCSITEHSRGSDFVLGFEKEAVGWMIKHLTNAIEREGHLGFNRKIRGKRCVHLMEVGFNDHGRFIRISEFATKRRYCCLIIPEGKEGRGWENIRSALSSMLVVPSSKTAEKGRQHRGEGFPQNQVGPLQRSFAKVVSGEGTREGGLISIGRWARAVVCECNEDRVNWVEVGRVVARKLGKKGVVTIVPFSGGKGVFFVETTEEAIFLQDLRKLRVEGRISVQMRR from the coding sequence ATGTCGGTGAAGGTTTTCGTGGAGAGGAAGACCTTCTTGGTTAAGTATGAAGGCGAGCAAGGAGGAACGTGGTGTTCGATCACAGAGCACAGTAGAGGCTCTGATTTCGTcttaggttttgaaaaggaaGCAGTGGGGTGGATGATCAAACATTTGACGAATGCCATAGAAAGGGAGGGTCATCTAGGTTTTAACAGAAAGATCAGGGGAAAACGTTGTGTCCACTTGATGGAAGTTGGTTTCAACGACCATGGAAGGTTCATAAGGATATCAGAGTTTGCTACCAAGAGAAGATATTGCTGTTTGATTATTCCAGAGGGCAAGGAGGGCAGAGGGTGGGAGAATATTAGAAGTGCGCTGTCTTCAATGTTGGTGGTCCCCTCGTCGAAAACAGCTGAGAAAGGAAGGCAACACAGAGGAGAAGGTTTCCCACAAAATCAGGTGGGTCCCTTGCAAAGGTCTTTTGCGAAAGTGGTCAGTGGCGAAGGAACAAGAGAAGGCGGCCTTATTTCTATCGGGAGATGGGCGCGTGCAGTGGTGTGTGAATGCAATGAGGATAGGGTCAACTGGGTTGAGGTTGGCCGAGTGGTGGCGAGAAAATTAGGGAAGAAAGGCGTAGTCACGATTGTACCATTCTCAGGCGGAAAAGGAGTTTTCTTCGTCGAAACAACAGAGGAAGCTATATTTCTCCAAGACTTGAGGAAGTTACGGGTTGAGGGAAGGATTTCAGTACAGATGAGAAGATGA